One genomic window of Pseudomonadales bacterium includes the following:
- a CDS encoding TonB-dependent receptor, with product MFKKKINPLLIATCVGSATLLSQTAYAAIEEVIVTANKRSESANDVGISISALGGDQIKEQKLTSLEDIASVVPGLVFSPSTTNTPIFTLRGIGFNESSLGVYPSTSLYIDEAPLPFPALAAHAAFDLERAEVLKGPQGTLFGQNSTGGAINFISAKPSHEFGAGGDVSYSRFNKVEVNGFVTGGLTDELAARLAITSVKADDWQKSISRGDENGEEEYTAARLLFDFEPSDTVRINVNLNGWTDKSDPQAQQLAGVRPTIPGAASPELINAQFVPKNARDADWSVASAATPGTIEPFKGSKPSADRQFYQGIVRFDVDLSESVTLTSLTTYSDFEQDVVTDGDGTALVTFDLENIEGSVQSFNTELRLAGEAERFNWIAGVNYDQTETNEVQDLRYFDNSNYNATQPTVDLFYPVLPEYNGQPAPGINFSGVDLDQEIDSWAIFGNMDIELASMVTLKLGARYTETTIDANACSYSTILGGVPQFFNVLGGVSGTAGEIGGLPDCYTLNDQNLPGDAFKDELDEDNVAWRIGLDVDVTDDTLLYFNISQGYKTGSYPALAAAQFKTLAPVTQESNLAYELGMKTLMLDGNLQLNAALFRYNYEDKQVRGKVSDIVFGTLDALVNVPKSEIRGAEFDVTYQPTDNLTLTAQMTYLDSEIKNYEGFNIIGVFEDFSGDRLPFAPELTYSVGLDYRVPLDNGGELFFGANVRGQSDSDAAIGGDRISFPNTPQNSSFQKYPFEMDGYTLLDLRAGYVTEDDKWKIMVWGKNVTDEYYWTSVIPSSDNMARFAGRPATYGITLGYTY from the coding sequence ATGTTTAAGAAAAAGATAAATCCGCTATTAATAGCGACTTGTGTTGGTAGTGCCACGCTGTTATCACAAACAGCCTACGCTGCTATCGAAGAAGTGATTGTAACAGCGAACAAAAGGTCAGAAAGCGCCAATGATGTAGGTATATCTATTTCGGCGTTGGGTGGAGATCAAATAAAGGAGCAAAAACTGACATCTTTGGAAGATATTGCTTCGGTTGTGCCGGGATTGGTTTTCTCTCCAAGCACAACTAATACGCCAATTTTTACTCTTCGTGGTATTGGTTTTAACGAAAGTTCATTAGGCGTTTATCCTTCAACCAGCTTGTACATTGATGAGGCCCCGTTACCATTCCCGGCTCTTGCAGCACACGCAGCTTTTGACTTGGAGCGAGCAGAGGTTCTGAAGGGCCCACAGGGTACTTTGTTTGGACAAAACTCTACTGGCGGAGCAATTAACTTTATTTCCGCCAAGCCAAGCCATGAGTTCGGCGCGGGCGGCGATGTCAGCTACAGTCGTTTTAACAAAGTTGAAGTTAACGGTTTTGTTACAGGCGGCTTGACTGATGAATTAGCTGCACGTCTTGCCATAACAAGTGTTAAGGCAGACGATTGGCAGAAAAGTATTTCTCGCGGTGATGAAAACGGCGAAGAAGAGTACACAGCAGCCCGCTTGTTATTTGATTTTGAGCCAAGTGATACCGTTAGAATCAATGTGAATCTAAATGGTTGGACTGATAAATCTGATCCTCAAGCCCAGCAGCTTGCAGGTGTTCGTCCGACAATTCCTGGGGCTGCTAGCCCTGAGCTGATTAACGCACAGTTTGTACCCAAAAATGCCCGAGATGCGGACTGGTCTGTTGCGAGTGCAGCTACGCCTGGCACTATTGAGCCGTTTAAAGGTTCTAAGCCGAGTGCAGATCGCCAGTTTTATCAAGGCATTGTTCGTTTTGATGTGGATCTGAGTGAAAGCGTTACCTTAACGTCGTTAACTACCTACAGTGACTTTGAGCAGGACGTAGTAACTGATGGTGATGGTACTGCGTTGGTGACATTTGACTTGGAAAATATTGAAGGTTCTGTTCAATCATTCAATACTGAGTTGCGCCTTGCAGGTGAAGCCGAAAGATTTAACTGGATCGCGGGTGTGAATTACGATCAGACCGAGACTAATGAAGTCCAGGATCTTCGCTATTTTGATAACTCCAACTACAACGCCACACAACCAACTGTAGACCTCTTCTATCCAGTGTTGCCAGAGTATAATGGTCAACCAGCACCAGGCATTAACTTCAGTGGTGTAGATTTAGATCAGGAAATTGATTCATGGGCAATATTCGGCAACATGGATATTGAATTAGCTTCTATGGTCACTTTGAAGTTGGGTGCTCGTTATACCGAAACAACTATTGATGCAAACGCCTGTAGTTATTCAACAATACTTGGTGGTGTACCACAGTTCTTTAATGTTCTTGGGGGAGTGAGTGGGACCGCTGGAGAGATCGGTGGGTTGCCAGATTGTTACACGTTGAATGATCAAAACCTCCCGGGTGACGCTTTCAAGGATGAGTTGGATGAAGACAATGTAGCGTGGCGTATTGGGCTTGATGTTGATGTGACCGACGATACGTTGTTGTACTTCAATATCTCTCAGGGCTACAAAACGGGTAGTTATCCGGCTTTGGCTGCAGCCCAGTTTAAAACGTTGGCTCCAGTAACCCAAGAATCTAATTTGGCTTATGAGTTAGGTATGAAAACATTGATGTTGGATGGGAACTTGCAGCTTAATGCCGCTTTGTTTCGCTATAACTACGAAGATAAGCAGGTTCGTGGCAAGGTATCCGATATAGTGTTTGGCACATTGGATGCTCTGGTTAATGTACCTAAATCAGAGATTCGCGGAGCTGAGTTCGATGTAACGTATCAACCAACTGATAATTTGACGCTAACTGCACAGATGACATATCTGGATTCAGAAATCAAAAATTACGAAGGTTTTAATATCATCGGCGTTTTTGAAGACTTTAGTGGAGATCGGTTGCCCTTTGCTCCGGAACTCACTTATAGCGTTGGATTAGATTATCGTGTGCCTTTGGATAATGGTGGTGAGTTGTTCTTCGGCGCTAATGTCAGAGGCCAGAGCGATTCGGATGCCGCTATTGGGGGTGATCGTATTTCGTTCCCTAACACTCCTCAAAACAGCTCCTTCCAGAAATATCCTTTCGAGATGGATGGTTACACATTGCTTGACCTTCGTGCAGGCTACGTGACGGAAGACGATAAGTGGAAAATCATGGTATGGGGTAAAAACGTAACAGACGAATACTACTGGACTTCTGTTATCCCTTCATCTGATAACATGGCCCGCTTTGCTGGTCGCCCAGCAACTTACGGTATTACTTTAGGCTATACCTACTAA
- a CDS encoding winged helix DNA-binding protein yields the protein MSADTDLDNASPARATLHDLLGFFYPIHYRIGMELERRTCQQQLSRQQAAIIWLIESEAGLHGWMRRKLIEQTLKDWFESRNSHVTQLLRELSEPPLSLVAQKANPDSGREKLVSLTDAGRAYFESMVNAGLDYFSELLPHLGDEELKEGMKFLARAFGPPTLSHTKK from the coding sequence ATGTCAGCAGATACCGATTTAGACAATGCCTCTCCCGCAAGAGCGACGCTGCATGATTTGCTGGGTTTTTTTTATCCCATTCACTACCGAATTGGTATGGAGCTGGAGCGAAGAACCTGCCAGCAACAGCTTTCGCGTCAGCAGGCAGCCATTATTTGGTTGATTGAATCAGAGGCAGGTTTACATGGCTGGATGCGTCGCAAGCTCATAGAGCAAACGTTAAAAGACTGGTTCGAATCTCGGAATTCGCATGTTACTCAATTATTGCGTGAGTTATCTGAGCCCCCTCTGTCTCTGGTTGCCCAGAAGGCCAACCCGGATTCTGGTCGCGAAAAGCTAGTTTCTCTCACTGATGCCGGGAGGGCTTATTTCGAAAGTATGGTAAATGCAGGGTTGGATTATTTTTCCGAGTTGCTACCTCATTTGGGCGATGAAGAGCTGAAAGAAGGAATGAAGTTTTTGGCGCGCGCTTTTGGGCCTCCAACCCTGAGCCATACAAAAAAATAA
- a CDS encoding spirocyclase AveC family protein has translation MSGNNPSSPRAQDISGSDPSAIVKTWAIIGCLFLAFMLYVIFNWVTAPYFGPTHLPEHIEVPMNFKIGVWTVTIGMGLVWAYFIWTQIITPIRQNGQPNTLGLMGCAFFVAIFWDPSMNWIQQGCVYNAYAFNLGFLSGEIPGWMSPHGNRLPEPLLAWAGGYPGFLTWMTITGLATMRFTKKRFPNISNVKLAALGIFGSMVADMVLESLLIRFSGIYAYPGSIRSVSLWGGHWYQFPIYEALLFGGWVGTCSVLLYFKDDKGRTWVERGVEKINMCKESNFRQTVVRFMAILGFCQVIEVIVYVLPMPLLTANADPFPEDLPEFFNVGSGMCGPGTGLVCPRPDQPIIRRNDLEKFKDTPQISHEEAMSRLAK, from the coding sequence ATGAGTGGGAATAACCCTTCTAGCCCCAGGGCACAAGACATCAGTGGTAGCGACCCCTCCGCCATTGTAAAAACCTGGGCAATTATCGGCTGCCTGTTTCTGGCATTTATGCTGTATGTCATTTTCAACTGGGTTACCGCACCCTATTTTGGCCCGACTCACTTACCTGAACACATTGAAGTTCCAATGAATTTCAAGATCGGTGTATGGACGGTTACCATTGGAATGGGCCTGGTATGGGCCTACTTCATTTGGACACAAATCATCACCCCTATTCGTCAGAATGGACAGCCGAATACCTTGGGGCTAATGGGTTGTGCTTTTTTTGTGGCTATCTTCTGGGATCCTTCAATGAACTGGATCCAGCAAGGCTGTGTTTACAACGCTTACGCCTTTAACCTCGGCTTTTTATCAGGGGAAATACCCGGCTGGATGAGCCCTCATGGCAATCGACTGCCCGAGCCTTTATTGGCATGGGCCGGAGGCTACCCCGGCTTTTTGACCTGGATGACAATCACAGGCCTCGCCACCATGCGCTTTACGAAAAAGCGGTTCCCCAATATCTCTAATGTGAAGCTTGCTGCCCTTGGAATCTTCGGTTCAATGGTTGCCGATATGGTTCTGGAAAGCCTGCTAATTCGTTTTTCAGGTATTTATGCATACCCCGGATCTATCCGGTCGGTCAGTTTATGGGGTGGGCATTGGTACCAATTCCCCATCTACGAAGCGCTTCTGTTTGGCGGCTGGGTCGGAACATGTAGCGTTTTACTGTACTTCAAAGATGATAAAGGTCGTACATGGGTCGAGCGCGGCGTTGAAAAGATCAACATGTGTAAAGAATCCAACTTCCGTCAAACAGTTGTTCGGTTTATGGCCATCCTGGGTTTTTGTCAGGTAATTGAGGTTATTGTGTATGTTTTGCCTATGCCACTATTAACCGCTAATGCTGACCCGTTCCCTGAAGACCTCCCTGAGTTCTTTAATGTCGGCTCAGGCATGTGTGGTCCAGGGACAGGTTTGGTGTGTCCACGCCCTGACCAACCCATCATTCGACGCAATGATTTAGAGAAGTTCAAAGACACTCCTCAAATTTCTCATGAAGAGGCAATGTCTCGTTTGGCCAAATAA
- a CDS encoding TetR/AcrR family transcriptional regulator — translation MHKNTGFDVAPASALNWQAAKSQMTRTTILEATCECIAKYGYANTTTPRIADIADVSRGAMTHHFKSREDVIFAGAAYLYQSRLEEYKKLMAQATESYQQVSGRDSKRQDELMRHIVRGFWKYFTLPSYYVHLDLIVASRTDPKLAAHIEYLNREAEKVVPQIFKQFLSIFKKSDKTAELVFDLLFFTLRGMSISYVNNRKHLRVENMLDHLAHDCLNLINTND, via the coding sequence ATGCATAAAAACACAGGATTTGATGTTGCTCCTGCCTCGGCTCTAAATTGGCAGGCGGCAAAAAGCCAAATGACTAGAACGACCATTTTAGAGGCAACGTGTGAGTGCATTGCTAAATACGGTTATGCCAATACAACAACTCCACGGATAGCTGATATTGCTGATGTTTCGCGCGGGGCGATGACACATCACTTTAAATCGAGAGAGGACGTTATTTTTGCTGGCGCAGCATATTTGTATCAGAGTCGGCTAGAGGAATATAAGAAATTGATGGCTCAGGCGACTGAAAGCTACCAACAGGTTTCTGGGCGAGATTCAAAGCGCCAAGACGAATTAATGCGACACATTGTTCGAGGGTTTTGGAAATACTTCACTCTTCCTTCCTATTACGTGCATCTGGATTTGATTGTCGCGTCGCGAACAGATCCTAAATTGGCTGCGCATATTGAATATTTGAACCGTGAAGCAGAAAAGGTGGTGCCGCAAATATTTAAGCAGTTCCTGTCGATTTTTAAAAAATCCGATAAAACAGCAGAGCTGGTATTCGATTTGCTGTTTTTTACATTGCGAGGAATGAGTATTAGTTACGTCAACAATCGTAAGCACCTTCGAGTGGAGAATATGCTTGATCATTTGGCTCATGATTGTTTAAACCTTATTAATACTAACGATTGA
- a CDS encoding molybdopterin-dependent oxidoreductase gives MNSESPLPPGQKEHPSYDRFGLGLFANRFPSELSKIEISIAGNVENSVTINDALNNLPRVEQTSDFHCVTTWSVRNLNWSGVRFADFYHQVVVPQAKPQQGNNFVVLRGQDSYAVSMQLEDLLADDVMLADTLNGERLGIDHGAPLRLVAPAHYGYKNAKHINQIEFWTDSSNYRFPMPYPNLMDHPRGRVAYEERACYLPNWLIRPLYKLLQPMARKKHGKMLKAHLAKSSNN, from the coding sequence ATGAATAGCGAATCACCTTTACCTCCCGGACAAAAAGAACACCCTTCTTACGACCGATTTGGACTCGGGCTGTTCGCAAATCGATTTCCTTCCGAACTCAGCAAAATAGAAATTTCTATCGCCGGTAATGTTGAGAACTCCGTTACCATCAACGATGCACTCAATAACCTTCCGAGAGTTGAACAAACCTCCGATTTTCATTGTGTTACTACCTGGTCCGTTCGCAATCTGAACTGGTCCGGCGTCAGGTTCGCGGACTTTTACCACCAGGTTGTGGTGCCTCAGGCCAAGCCTCAACAAGGCAACAATTTTGTCGTACTGCGCGGGCAAGACAGTTATGCCGTCAGCATGCAATTGGAAGACCTGTTAGCCGACGACGTTATGTTGGCCGATACGCTTAACGGCGAAAGACTAGGAATAGATCACGGTGCACCACTGCGACTGGTAGCTCCCGCTCATTACGGTTACAAAAATGCAAAACACATCAATCAAATCGAATTCTGGACCGACAGCAGCAATTACCGGTTCCCGATGCCTTACCCGAACCTCATGGACCACCCTCGAGGCAGAGTCGCTTATGAAGAGAGAGCCTGCTACCTGCCAAACTGGCTGATTAGACCGCTTTACAAACTTCTACAACCGATGGCGCGGAAAAAGCACGGAAAAATGCTTAAAGCGCACCTGGCGAAGTCCAGTAACAACTAA
- a CDS encoding VWA domain-containing protein: MTDQSTAHPPFRLLATAGVGRPVYIAYLKEQGAPSYTDGERIYISLDNTHENQRKEVIVQCILLASGSLSRSILPGIVGRSHLRSRYLLLEVLRGTRSLAHRLPSRFIQAVDACNVDIISQSAEESLAIAKSSVSLPAPPDWFGTIYPVKILRIRADHGGLAVEQETMAELESQLAKLQRELTEDDDDETKKKDSFWKLFSSPIGKDGMLSRLLRDLLDMSSSPDDDTDGDQGSALSTEQVSGRLVKRLTDAANALRSTSDQVISAAFMQQETGAHSYPEWDNNKQKYKPNWVSVEEVDAYSEEPALDPDAFKRGDNARFQRSLAGLCFNYERHRGYAFGDDLVIDRLIDLTTTIRAGSSGDDRVYQANLKTRRDLGVQILVDASSSTLEESADGTKVCDLQMNAAWQLCRAFSLMGDRVAMHGFHSWGRTLVRLQRLKSFDDRTGGGVESRIRNMSVAGYTRCGAAIRHAADQLQRFSGMPCQLLLVISDGYPYDDQYENEYAAEDTKKALEEVREAGVACVCISVGSDVDARQLKSIYGEANYLAVDRIDKLATRLRPVVEAAIATALKNT; the protein is encoded by the coding sequence ATGACCGATCAATCTACGGCTCATCCTCCATTCCGGTTACTCGCTACGGCCGGTGTGGGGAGACCTGTCTATATCGCTTACCTGAAGGAGCAAGGTGCTCCGTCCTATACGGATGGTGAGCGCATCTATATATCGCTGGACAATACGCACGAAAATCAACGTAAAGAAGTCATCGTGCAGTGCATTCTGTTAGCCAGTGGGAGTCTAAGTCGGAGCATTCTGCCTGGCATCGTCGGGCGATCGCACCTCAGAAGTCGCTATCTGCTACTGGAGGTGTTACGGGGTACGCGATCATTGGCGCACCGACTCCCCTCGCGATTTATTCAGGCGGTAGATGCCTGCAATGTTGATATTATTTCGCAGAGCGCTGAAGAATCTCTGGCGATTGCTAAAAGTTCAGTATCTTTGCCTGCGCCGCCAGACTGGTTCGGTACAATTTATCCCGTCAAAATCTTGAGAATCCGCGCTGATCACGGCGGTTTGGCTGTTGAGCAGGAAACCATGGCGGAGCTTGAGTCTCAACTGGCGAAGTTGCAGCGGGAGTTGACCGAAGACGATGACGATGAAACCAAGAAGAAGGATTCATTCTGGAAACTGTTTTCCTCGCCTATAGGGAAAGACGGCATGCTCTCTCGCTTACTTCGGGATTTGCTGGATATGTCCTCTTCCCCAGACGATGATACTGATGGCGATCAAGGCTCGGCGTTGTCGACAGAACAGGTGTCAGGCCGTTTGGTTAAGCGGTTGACTGATGCGGCAAATGCGCTTCGCTCAACCTCTGATCAGGTCATTTCTGCCGCTTTTATGCAGCAGGAAACCGGGGCGCACAGTTACCCAGAGTGGGACAATAATAAGCAAAAGTACAAACCTAACTGGGTAAGCGTTGAAGAGGTTGATGCCTATAGTGAGGAGCCTGCTCTGGACCCTGATGCATTTAAACGTGGAGACAATGCGCGCTTTCAGCGTTCACTAGCCGGACTTTGCTTTAATTACGAGCGTCATCGTGGGTACGCGTTCGGTGATGATTTGGTGATAGATCGCCTAATTGACCTGACCACAACAATTCGGGCAGGTAGCTCGGGAGATGATCGGGTTTATCAGGCCAACCTAAAAACGCGTCGTGACTTGGGTGTACAAATATTGGTAGATGCTTCCAGCTCGACTCTTGAAGAGTCGGCGGACGGCACAAAAGTTTGCGACCTGCAGATGAATGCAGCGTGGCAATTGTGTCGAGCCTTTTCGTTGATGGGAGATCGGGTAGCAATGCACGGTTTTCATTCTTGGGGGCGGACGTTGGTGCGGTTGCAACGCCTGAAATCATTTGATGATCGAACGGGGGGGGGCGTAGAAAGCCGAATCCGTAATATGTCTGTTGCCGGCTACACTCGTTGTGGTGCGGCTATTCGCCATGCTGCCGATCAATTGCAGCGTTTTTCCGGTATGCCATGCCAGTTGTTGTTGGTGATTTCTGATGGTTATCCCTATGACGATCAGTATGAGAACGAGTATGCCGCCGAGGACACCAAAAAGGCGCTTGAAGAGGTGCGAGAGGCCGGGGTTGCCTGTGTTTGTATTAGCGTCGGAAGTGATGTGGATGCGAGGCAGTTGAAAAGCATCTACGGTGAGGCGAACTACCTGGCAGTTGATCGTATCGACAAACTGGCCACTCGGTTGCGCCCGGTTGTCGAAGCGGCAATTGCAACAGCACTTAAGAATACTTAA